One region of Mus musculus strain C57BL/6J chromosome 15, GRCm38.p6 C57BL/6J genomic DNA includes:
- the Ppp1r16a gene encoding protein phosphatase 1 regulatory subunit 16A, whose protein sequence is MAEHLELLAEMPMVGRMSTQERLKHAQKRRAQQVKMWAQAEKEAHSKKGHGERPWKEVAGLRPRKHVLFPPSVALLEAAARNDLEEVRQFLTSGVSPNLANEDGLTALHQCCIDDFQEMAQQLLDAGADVNARDSECWTPLHAAATCGHLHLVELLISRGADLLAVNSDGNMPYDLCEDAQTLDCLETAMANQGITQEGIEEARAVPELCMLNDLQNRLQAGANLSDPLDHGATLLHIAAANGFSEVATLLLEQGASLSAKDHDGWEPLHAAAYWGQVHLVELLVAHGADLNGKSLVDETPLDVCGDEEVRAKLLELKHKQDALLRAQGRQRSLLRRRTSSAGSRGKVVRRVSLTHRTNLYRKEHAQEAIVWQQPPPTSPEPLEDEDRQTDAELRLQPPEDDGPEVARPHNGQVGAPPGRHLYSKRLDRSVSYHLSPEENSAPDALVRDKAHHTLAELKRQRAAAKLQRPAPEGPETFEPGLSVDAGTSQPDCGFSTIGDPPLLKLTAPSEEASVEKRPCCLLM, encoded by the exons ATGGCCGAGCACCTGGAGCTGCTGGCAGAGATGCCCATGGTAGGCAGGATGAGTACCCAGGAGCGCCTGAAGCATGCCCAGAAGCGACGTGCCCAGCAGGTAAAGATGTGGGCCCAGGCTGAGAAGGAGGCTCACAGCAAGAAGGGCCATGGGGAGCGACCATGGAAGGAGGTGGCTGGCCTCAGGCCTCGGAAGCATGTCCTCTTCCCTCCCAGCGTTGCCCTTCTGGAGGCTGCTGCCCGAAACGACTTGGAGGAAG TCCGCCAGTTCCTTACCAGTGGGGTTAGCCCCAACCTGGCCAATGAAGATGGCTTGACTGCACTGCACCAG TGCTGCATTGACGACTTccaagagatggcacagcagctCCTGGACGCTGGGGCTGATGTCAATGCTCGAGACAGTGAGTGCTGGACACCTCTGCATGCTGCAGCTACCTGTGGCCATCTGCATCTGGTGGAACTCCTTATTTCACG TGGTGCAGATCTCCTTGCAGTCAATTCCGATGGGAATATGCCCTACGACCTGTGTGAGGACGCACAGACGCTGGATTGCCTTGAGACTGCCATGGCCAACCAGG GTATCACCCAGGAGGGCATTGAGGAGGCCCGGGCAGTGCCAGAGCTGTGCATGCTGAATGACCTCCAGAACCGCCTGCAAGCTGGGGCCAACCTCAGTGACCCTTTGGATCATGGGGCTACTCTG CTGCACATCGCCGCTGCTAATGGGTTCAGTGAGGTGGCTACCCTGCTGCTGGAGCAAGGCGCCAGCCTGAGCGCTAAGGACCATGATGGCTGGGAGCCTCTGCATGCTGCGGCTTACTGGGGCcag GTACACCTGGTAGAATTGCTTGTGGCACATGGGGCTGATCTGAATGGAAAATCTCTGGTGGACGAGACACCCCTCG ATGTATGTGGTGATGAGGAGGTGAGAGCCAAACTGCTGGAGCTCAAGCACAAGCAAGATGCACTCCTGCGGGCCCAGGGCCGCCAGCGCTCCCTGCTGCGCCGCCGTACCTCTAGTGCAGGCAGCCGTGG GAAGGTGGTGAGACGAGTGAGCCTGACACATCGCACCAACCTGTACCGCAAGGAGCATGCCCAAGAGGCCATTGTGTGGCAGCAGCCGCCACCCACCAGTCCAGAACCTCTAGAGGATGAGGACAGGCAGACAGACGCTGAGCTCCGGCTGCAGCCCCCGGAG GACGATGGCCCTGAGGTGGCCAGACCACACAATGGCCAAGTAGGGGCCCCCCCCGGGAGACACCTGTACTCCAAGCGTCTAGATCGGAGTGTCTCCTATCATCTGAGTCCTGAGGAGAACAGTGCCCCTGATGCCCTCGTCCGGGACAAGGCCCACCACACACTGGCAGAACTGAAACGCCAGCGAGCGGCTGCAAAGCTTCAGCGACCTGCCCCTGAAGGGCCTGAGACTTTTGAGCCTGGCCTGTCTGTTGATGCTGGGACCTCCCAGCCTGACTGTGGCTTCAGCACAATTGGGGACCCGCCCCTGCTCAAGCTCACTGCTCCCTCGGAGGAGGCGTCTGTGGAGAAGAGGCCGTGTTGCTTGCTCATGTGA
- the Gpt gene encoding alanine aminotransferase 1 — MASQRNDRIQASRNGLKGKVLTLDTMNPCVRRVEYAVRGPIVQRALELEQELRQGVKKPFTEVIRANIGDAQAMGQRPITFFRQVLALCVYPNLLSSPDFPEDAKRRAERILQACGGHSLGAYSISSGIQPIREDVAQYIERRDGGIPADPNNIFLSTGASDAIVTMLKLLVAGEGRARTGVLIPIPQYPLYSAALAELDAVQVDYYLDEERAWALDIAELRRALCQARDRCCPRVLCVINPGNPTGQVQTRECIEAVIRFAFEEGLFLMADEVYQDNVYAEGSQFHSFKKVLTEMGPPYATQQELASFHSVSKGYMGECGFRGGYVEVVNMDAEVQKQMAKLMSVRLCPPVPGQALMGMVVSPPTPSEPSFKQFQAERQEVLAELAAKAKLTEQVFNEAPGIRCNPVQGAMYSFPQIQLPLKAVQRAQDLGLAPDMFFCLCLLEETGICVVPGSGFGQQEGTYHFRMTILPPMEKLRVLLEKLRHFHAKFTHEYS; from the exons ATGGCCTCACAAAGGAATGACCGGATCCAGGCTTCAAGGAATGGACTGAAGGGGAAGGTGCTAACTCTGGATACCATGAACCCATGTGTGCGGAGGGTGGAGTATGCAGTCCGAGGCCCCATCGTGCAACGTGCCTTggagctggagcaggagctgcGCCAG gGTGTGAAGAAGCCTTTTACTGAGGTTATCCGTGCCAATATTGGGGATGCACAAGCCATGGGGCAGAGACCCATCACCTTCTTCCGCCAG GTCCTGGCCCTCTGTGTCTACCCCAATCTTCTGAGCAGTCCGGACTTCCCAGAGGATGCCAAGAGAAGGGCAGAACGCATCTTGCAGGCATGCGGGGGCCACAGCCTGG GTGCCTATAGCATTAGCTCTGGAATCCAGCCGATTCGGGAGGATGTGGCGCAATATATTGAGAGGAGAGACGGAGGCATCCCTGCAGACCCGAACAACATATTTCTGTCCACAGGGGCCAGCGATGCCATCGTG ACCATGCTCAAGCTGCTGGTAGCCGGCGAGGGCCGTGCGCGAACCGGTGTACTCATTCCCATTCCTCAGTACCCACTGTACTCAGCTGCGCTGGCTGAGCTGGACGCCGTGCAAGTGGACTACTACCTGGACGAAGAGCGCGCCTGGGCTCTTGACATCGCTGAGCTGCGGCGCGCTCTGTGCCAGGCACGTGACCGCTGCTGCCCTCGAGTACTATGCGTCATCAACCCCGGCAACCCCACGG GGCAGGTGCAGACCCGTGAATGCATCGAGGCCGTAATCCGCTTTGCTTTCGAAGAGGGACTCTTCCTGATGGCTGATGAG GTATACCAAGACAATGTATATGCTGAGGGCTCTCAGTTCCATTCATTCAAGAAGGTGCTCACGGAGATGGGGCCACCATATGCCACGCAGCAGGAGCTCGCGTCTTTCCACTCAGTCTCTAAGGGCTACATGGGCGA GTGCGGGTTTCGTGGTGGCTATGTGGAAGTGGTAAACATGGATGCCGAGGTGCAGAAACAGATGGCGAAACTGATGAGCGTGCGGTTGTGTCCACCAGTGCCGGGCCAGGCTTTGATGGGCATGGTGGTCAGTCCGCCAACCCCCTCGGAGCCGTCCTTCAAGCAGTTTCAAGCA gagaggcaggaggtgcTGGCTGAACTGGCAGCCAAGGCTAAACTCACGGAGCAGGTCTTCAACGAGGCCCCCGGGATCCGCTGCAACCCGGTGCAGGGCGCTATGTATTCCTTCCCTCAAATTCAGCTGCCTTTGAAAGCAGTGCAGCGTGCGCAG GACCTGGGCCTGGCCCCTGACATGTTCTTCTGTCTGTGCCTCCTGGAAGAGACTGGCATCTGCGTTGTGCCTGGGAGTGGCTTTGGGCAGCAGGAGGGCACCTATCATTTCCG GATGACCATTCTGCCCCCCATGGAGAAACTGCGGGTGCtgctggagaaactgaggcacttcCATGCTAAATTCACTCATGAGTACTCCTGA
- the Mfsd3 gene encoding major facilitator superfamily domain-containing protein 3, with the protein MHGKLLPLAGLYLVQGLPYGLQSSLLPILLRARGLSLTRVGLTKGLYAPWLLKLAWAPLVDRRGTPRVWLTLSTLSLGLVCGLLAVLPPPQAGQTGLPTTVMGLLLLLNLGAAVQDVALDTLAVQLLEPKELGPGNTVQVVAYKLGSALAGGGLLVLFPTLSWPLLFLLLAATYWLAAALAWAAPALGRLPWPQASEHTPHSSYLLQDLLAVPGTLWTAGFVLTYKLGEQGAGSLFPLLLLDHGASASDLGLWSGLGAVTCSIAGSSLGGALLARHWQPLKLLKTVLQLRLGSLACQTALLFHLNSPGASVDPGTVMRGAVLLSLCLQQFFGGVVTTATFTVMMHCSQLAPRALQATHYSFLATLELLGKLLPGTLAGVLADSLGPHLCFAVFLVLSALPVLDLRLAPSNLT; encoded by the exons ATGCATGGGAAGTTGCTGCCGCTGGCCGGCCTCTATCTTGTGCAGGGTCTGCCCTATGGACTGCAGTCCAGTTTGCTTCCCATTTTACTGCGGGCCCGTGGCCTCTCCCTAACGCGCGTGGGTCTAACCAAGGGATTGTATGCTCCATGGCTGTTAAAGCTGGCGTGGGCACCGCTGGTGGACAGGCGGGGCACCCCGCGGGTCTGGTTAACACTCAGCACACTGTCCCTGGGCTTGGTGTGTGGACTGCTGGCTGTGTTGCCTCCTCCGCAAGCTGGCCAAACAGGGCTACCTACCACCGTGATGgggctgctactgctgctgaaTCTGGGTGCAGCGGTGCAGGATGTGGCTCTGGACACACTCGCTGTGCAACTCCTAGAGCCAAAGGAGTTGGGACCTGGGAACACTGTACAGGTGGTCGCTTACAAGCTGGGATCAGCACTGGCTGGGGGTGGACTGTTGGTcctcttccccactctctcttgGCCACTGCTCTTTTTGCTCCTAGCTGCCACCTACTGGCTGGCTGCTGCCTTAGCCTGGGCTGCACCAGCCTTGGGAAGGCTGCCATGGCCTCAGGCCTCAGAGCATACACCCCACAGCTCCTATCTTCTACAAGATTTGCTGGCTGTGCCTGGGACCCTCTGGACAGCGGGCTTTGTGCTCACCTACAAGCTGG GTGAGCAGGGTGCTGGCAGCCTGTTTCCACTTCTCCTGCTGGACCATGGTGCTTCTGCCTCAGACTTGGGGCTATGGAGTGGCTTGGGTGCTGtgacctgctccattgctggcTCCTCCTTGGGTGGGGCTCTACTGGCCAGGCACTG GCAGCCACTGAAGCTGTTGAAGACAGTGCTGCAGCTCCGCCTTGGGAGTTTGGCTTGCCAGACTGCTCTGCTCTTCCACCTCAACAGCCCAGGGGCCAGCGTGGACCCTGGCACAGTCATGAGAG GGGCAGTTTTGCTAAGCCTATGTCTACAACAGTTTTTTGGGGGTGTGGTCACCACTGCCACATTCACTGTGATGATGCACTGTAGCCAGCTAGCACCCAGAGCCCTGCAG GCTACACATTACAGCTTCCTGGCCACTCTGGAACTGTTGGGCAAGCTGCTCCCAGGTACCCTAGCCGGCGTGCTGGCCGACAGCCTAGGCCCACATCTCTGCTTTGCTGTCTTCCTTGTACTCTCAGCCCTGCCTGTTCTGGATCTCCGCCTGGCACCCAGTAACCTGACCTGA